The Fimbriimonadaceae bacterium genome includes the window CGCCTACATACGTATTCCAAACGGTTACAAACCGGAAAACATTGTTCCGACAAGCCTCTTTCTACGGGTTGGATTCGACGAAATTCCGCTTCAGGAGGGAAAGATCGTTGGAATCAAGGATGGCCAAGTACACATTCGATTCGTCTCGGCATTGGCAGTGGAACGTATGGCAATCCCCTATGTCGATTTGAAATTGCCTAAATCGGCGCAGATTCGTGGACGCGTGCGCTTCGGCGAATACGATGTGCCCTTCGTGACTCCGATCAATGAGAATGTCAAACAGACGAAATAGGTTTTCGTGGGCCGTAGCCCCATTCTGAGCGACAACCAGCAGTCCATTTTGAGAGCCGATAAAGGCATTAAGCTAAAAGAATATCCGCTGGACAGTCCAGAATATCGCCACCAGTGCGATCGCCATTGATACTGGCATCGTTACGAGTTGGCGATATTTGTCATGCGAGCGGAACCACCCCACCAGCAGAAACGCCCCCGCAACCACCGCCAGCTGCCCAAGCTCCACGCCTGCGTTGAACCCGATCAGCGCGGAGAGATAGTCCCCGCGCGGCAGCTGCGCGTCGTGCAGAATCCCGGCAAACCCGAGCCCGTGCATCAGGCCAAAGCCGAACACCACATAAGGCCGCCACGATTTCATCTCCGTCGTGAAGATGTTCTCGACCGCGACGAAGACGATGCTCAGAGCGATCAGCGGCTCAACGACGCTCGCCGGAAGCTGGAACACGCCAAAGAGCGACAAGGCGAGGGTCAGAGAATGCGCGATCGTAAAGGCCGTAATCTGCTTGATGAGGTCCTTGGCTTTGCGGCTGAGAAGGAAGAGGCCAAGCACGAAAAGGATGTGGTCAAGCCCCGCCGGAATGATGTGGACAAAGCCCAGCTTGACGTAGCTGCCGAACGACCGGTACCAAGGGATGTGGGTGACTCCTCCCGACTCCCCCTCCTTGTCAGTGGCAGAGCCCTGATGAGGAGGGGGTAGGGGGGTGGAGACTCCGGGAGGCGTGGCATGGGCGTCCCGCCCGTGACCCTCACTGTCAGCGAGAAGCCCAGATGGAGAGGATGTTCTGGGATGGGGTCCATTCTCCCCCTCCTTGTCAGCGGCGGAGCCCTGATGAGGAGGGGGTTGGGGGGTGGAGATTCCGGAGGAACCGACGGAGCGGTTCACTCCCGACTCCCCCTCCTTGTCAGCGGCGGAGCCCTGATGAGGAGGGGGCTGGGGGGTGGAGATTCCGGAGGAACCGACGGAGCGGTTCCCTCCCGCGCGAATCC containing:
- a CDS encoding HupE/UreJ family protein, which codes for MRCRAAADLADGLRQTLLPQEGGGGGRRLLESCFACGVRIAFAILTLISFALLPAMAWGHPTTVCAAQAKVQPDGSFQLRVRFDVPAFALETPPADVDDDAMRVLLQGTDADLQRRLNEARDRFGQQLRVTGSGAATISPFSFPTAKEVVQAAVVDGNLRLPMMASVTLKGKLPAGSRTIAFRFPEALGTVILTVEFPYREPISEPVESGSESTRLRIPTQKEVDDLAASMGIRAGGNRSVGSSGISTPQPPPHQGSAADKEGESGVNRSVGSSGISTPQPPPHQGSAADKEGENGPHPRTSSPSGLLADSEGHGRDAHATPPGVSTPLPPPHQGSATDKEGESGGVTHIPWYRSFGSYVKLGFVHIIPAGLDHILFVLGLFLLSRKAKDLIKQITAFTIAHSLTLALSLFGVFQLPASVVEPLIALSIVFVAVENIFTTEMKSWRPYVVFGFGLMHGLGFAGILHDAQLPRGDYLSALIGFNAGVELGQLAVVAGAFLLVGWFRSHDKYRQLVTMPVSMAIALVAIFWTVQRIFF